The DNA segment atgtacacgtgtgtgtgtgcctatgtacacgtgtgtgtgtgcctatgtacacgtgtgtgtgtgcctatgtacacgtgtgtgtgtgcctatgtacacgtgtgtgtgtgtgtgcctatgtacacgtgtgtgtgtgtgtgcctatgtacacgtgtgtgtgtgtgtgcctatgtacacgtgtgtgtgtgtgtgcctatgtacacgtgtgtgtgtgtgtgtgcctatgtacacgtgtgtgtgtgtgcctatgtacacgtgtgtgtgtgtgtgtgtgtgcctatgtacacgtgtgtgtgtgtgtgcctatgtacacgtgtgtgtgcctatgtacacgtgtgtgtgtgtgtgtgcctatgtacacgtgtgtgtgtgtgtgtgcctatgtacacgtgtgtgtgtgtgtgcctatgtacacgtgtgtgtgcctatgtacacgtgtgtgtgcctatgtacacgtgtgtgtgcctGTCGCCGTTTCTCCTCCTCATGTACAGAAAACAAAACCACCTGGTAAATTCACCCGTCTACCGGGCTTCCTTTAAACAAATATAACCATGCTAATAGGAACGATGTCTCCATGAACGTGTTCTTATGGCGTAGCGCTGCTTAGTAAAACGTGTGTGTTCTGCAGTTTTGTAAATGTATcgttctcttcttcccccccctctcacaggaCTCTCTGGTCAGCAATCTGCTCCGTCTGATCCAGACCATGCGACCTCCGTCGAAACAATCCGCAAGCAAAGGTGTGTACGTTATACTGCCCATTCccccatgaccccccccccctctcctccccggtTCAGATCTGAGGTCATTCAGGTGTACCCCCATCCCCGGAGCCCCAGCGGTTGGCTTCTCTCCCTACatctacggggggggggggcggtggtgtTGTGGGTGGAGCAAGTCTGGCCACATCTGTAAGACCTCCACCCCTCTCAAGGCCTGTTTATTAGAGCAGGGGACATGGAGGGCTGCTgttgacctcccccccccccccccctctcgtggCTTGTATATTAGAGTAGTTGGCGTGGTGGGCAGCTgttgacctcccccccccccccccctctcatggcCTGTATATTAGAGTAGTTTGCGTGGTGGGCAGCTGTTGACCTCTGGAACGCAGTCGGTTCTGTACTAATCGCATTTCGCTTGTGtttccttccccaccccccaactAGAAGCGCTGGGCAAACCCAAGTCGAAAACCGACAAGATGAAGGACTTGTTCCCAGCTCTCTGCCGGCCGGATAATCCCAATACGCGGGTAAGAACCCCGTTGCTGTCATTTAAAGGCTGTCCCTACGTAACAGGCGGACACACATCAACGACTTACCAACTCCATGGGGTTTCCATAATACAGGCCGTCCTGGCTTTTCCGACACCATGCGTCCCGCAAATCCGCGTCGGAGACGAGACAGCCGGAACGCGGGACCCATGTTAACGAGCGGCGGTTTCCGTCGGATACGCCGAAAACCGTGGCGGGTTATGAGTTGTTGGGCTGCATTGTGCGCCCGTCGGCAAACGCATCCGATGGAAAGCGTAACTTCGGGaaaccgaggactacctgtatacaaTCCGTACGTTTTTAACGTTTTTTCCCCCCCGCTGAAGAATGAACAGGTTTCTCTTTTCTCCGGGTCCGTGCTATTCCAATCTGGTCTAGTGATTGATTTTTGGTTTTTCCCCTTCATCTCTTTTGCTGATGATAACCGCATCATTAGAATACACACAAGCAGGGAGGGGAAAATAGGTGGGTTGACGAGTTTACCTGTATATAAGTGTTGGCAAACGGTTTTTATCAAGAAAGAAAATGGGTAAAGGTTGTAAAAACGCCCCAAAGAGTTTGGTGACGTTGAATTCTCTTTAAAAAATCCCCTCTAAAATTGCCTATGGACAGTAAGAGATCTCTTTCCCAGAATGGTTTATTTACAAGGCCGAAAGCCTGCTGTAGAGTGTTCACACGGGAACTCCTATTCTCGCTTGCTTCACTCCACCAGAGCTGTGGTCCATGCAGCACTCCGTCTCATCGGGCAACCAGTCTCTCACCCTGAGCTTGtcaaagggtgtgtgtgtgtggggggggggggggataccagCTTAAAAATTAACGATCGGGGGGAAGAACTAGAGAAGCTCTATTGTAGAAGACCGTTGACCCGTGGTCCGTAATTTCTCCTGCCGTCTCCCCCCAAATGGAGACATCATGCAACATCGGAAGAGGAGTGCGCGCACTTAATGACACGTCAACTTTTTTAGAGGAACCCAGGGGTGATCGGGACGCTCTTCCTCTCCCCCAATGTTTCGCACCTGTCTAGCAGTCACGTCGGTGGCAACCGCGGGAGGTCGCGGCGACCGTGGGCACGTGATTTAGAATGACCTCTCTTCTACTCTTGTGCCATCCCCCAGAGCATGCTGGATCCAGACGATGTGAAGGTGGCCGCCGACGCGCTGAAGGAACTCGAAGCTCTGATGCCCAACGCGGCGGGGCCGGGAAAAGAGAAGCGGAGCAAACACAAGTATGTCTAATGTAAtaagtgtgtgcaggcagcatgggggggtaaTAGCTGTCACGGCGGGAGCTTCccaagtcacgccccacaatgccttgcggCTGTGGATGCATTgtgggaagctcctgctgtaatagACGGCCCTAGCCCCCTGCGGTTTGGGGACCTTACTAAGTGCGCTGCCCCccacacaggctcaggaacccGCTATACCGCCCGGGAGCCGCCATTACCGATGTGTTTTGGGACGATCCCCTTGGAGAGACCTCATGAGGACCCCCGCTGCTGGGTATCGCCGCCCCCGTACAATGCGTAGCCCCTTTAATAAGATCGTggatctcttcctcctccccacccccagagagaagaagaagaagagaagCCGTAGCAGGGAGAGGGGTCAGAGACGGAAGCGCCGGTCGCGCTCCAGGTCCCGCGAGCGCCGGTCGCGCTCCAGGTCCCGCGAGCGCCGGTCGCGTTCCAGGTCCCGAGAGCCTAAGAGGGTGAAGACCAGGCACAGGTCCCGGAGCCGGAGCCCCGGCAAAGAGCAGCGGAACCTAGAGCCGCTCGCGGAGAAGGGCAGCGACCGGGGTAAGGAGCCGCACGCGGAGAAGGGCAACGACCGCCATAAAGACCCGCCCGCGGAGAAGAATAACGACCGGTGGAAAGATAAGCACGTGGACAGACCGCCGCCCGAGGAGCCGGCTATCGGGGACATCTACAACGGCAAAGTCACCAGCATCATGCAGTTTGGGTGCTTCGTGCAGCTGGAGGGACTAAGGTATGCGCGTCCGCAGGAGAATGGACACGCCCATGGTTACGTGTTAGGTTCTTCCCAATTAGGTCGCCGAAATGGTGTgcgtgagggggggtgtgtgtgtgtggcggagaGAATGAGGTGCGtgtggtgaggggtgtgtgtgtgtggcggggagtgtgagggtgtgtgtgtgtgtggcggagaGAATGAGGCGTGTGTGTGGTGAGGGGTGTTTGTGTGGCAGAGAGAATGAGGTGCGtgtggtgaggggtgtgtgtgtggcggggagtgtgagggtgtgtgtgtgtggcggagagaatgaggtgtgtgtgtggtgaggggtgtgtgtgtgtggcggtgagggggtgtgtgtgtgtggcggagagaatgaggtgtgtgtgtggtgaggggtgtgtgtgtgtggcggggagggtgagggggtgtgtgtgtgtgtggcggagagaatgaggtgtgtgtggtgaggggtgtgtctgtgtggtgaggtgtgtgtgtgtgtggcggggagggtgagggggtgtgtgtgtgtggcggagagaatgaggtgtgtgtgtggtgaggggtgtgtgtgtggtgaggggtgtgtgtgtgtgtggcggggagggtgagggggtgtgtgtgtgtggcggagagaatgaggtgtgtgtgtggtgaggggtgtgtgtgtggtgaggtgAGTgtggcggggagggtgagggggtgtgtgtgtgtggcggagagaatgaggggtgtgtgtggtgaggggtgtgtgtgtggtgaggggtgtgtgtggtgaggggtgtgtgtgtgtggcggagagaatgaggtgtgtgtgtggtgaggggtgtgtgtgtggtgaggggtgtgtgtgtgtggcggggagggtgagggggtgtgtgagtgtggcggagagaatgaggtgtgtgtgtggtgaggggtgtgtgtgtgtgtgtggtggagagaatgaggtgtgtgtgtgtggtgaggggtgtgtgtgtggtgaggggtgtgtgtgtggtgaggggtgtgtgtgtggcggagagtgttccacccccaaccccctctcctcttctcgccaaccccctctcctcttctcgccaaccccctctcctctttcctccCAACCCCAACCCGCCCTTCTCCCcaacccgctcccccccccccctcccctcaaaatGCTTTATGTCATTGTATGCTGTTTTGGATGTTCTGGAAACACAGGGTGTGAGGTTTGGGTTCCCGGGTGTGTGTTAGCGAGCGCGTTGTGGCGTAGCGCGGCTGTCACacttttctctgtctctccccgatCCGTAGGAAGCGTTGGGAAGGCCTGGTCCACATCTCGGAGCTGAGGCGCGAAGGGCGCGTGGCGAACGTGGCCGATGTCGTGAGCAAAGGTCAGAGGGTCAAGATCAAGGTGCTCTCGTTCACCGGATGCAAGACCAGCCTCAGCATGAAGGTATGGCTGCTGGGGGtcaggggtcagtccctccgaggggcaaagtgtactaatggcagtgacagggttaacggatcagtctctcctaggggcaaagtgtactaatggcagtgacatggttaaggggtcagtctctcctaggggcaaagtgtactaatggcagtgacatggttaaggggtcagtctctcctaggggcaaagtgtactaatggcagtgacatggttaaggggtcagtctctcctaggggcaaagtgtactaatggcagtgacatggttaaggggtcagtctctcctaggggcaaagtgtactaatggcagtgacagggttaaggggtcagtctctcctaggggcaaagtgtactaatggcagtgacatggttaaggggtcagtctctcctaggggcaaagtgtactaatggcagtgacatggttgaggggtcagcccctccctggagcaaagtgtactaatggcagtgacatggttaaggggtcagtctctcctaggggcaaagtgtactaatggcagtgacatggttaaggggtcagcccctccctggggcaaagtgtactaatggcagtgacagggttaaggggtcagtctctcctaggggcaaagtatactaatggcaatgacatggttaaggggtcagtccctcctaggggcaaagtgtactaatggcagtgacatggttaagggatcagtctctcctaggggcaaagtgtactaatggcagtgacatggttaaggggtcagtccctcctaggggcaaagtgtactaatggcagtgacatggttaaggggtcagtctctcctaggggcaaagtgtactaatggcagtgacatggttaaggggtcagcccctccctggagcaaagtgtactaatggcagtgacatggttaaggggtcagtctctcctaggggcaaagtgtactaatggcagtgacatggttaaggggtcagcccctccctggggcaaagtgtactaatggcagtgacagggttaaggggtcagtctctcctaggggcaaagtatactaatggcaatgacatggttaaggggtcagcccctccctggggcaaagtgtgctaatggcagtgacatggttaaggggtcagcccctccctggggcaaagtgtactaatggcagtgacatggttaaggggtcagtccctcctaggggca comes from the Ascaphus truei isolate aAscTru1 unplaced genomic scaffold, aAscTru1.hap1 HAP1_SCAFFOLD_3300, whole genome shotgun sequence genome and includes:
- the LOC142483511 gene encoding ATP-dependent RNA helicase DHX8-like is translated as MRPPSKQSASKEALGKPKSKTDKMKDLFPALCRPDNPNTRSMLDPDDVKVAADALKELEALMPNAAGPGKEKRSKHKEKKKKRSRSRERGQRRKRRSRSRSRERRSRSRSRERRSRSRSREPKRVKTRHRSRSRSPGKEQRNLEPLAEKGSDRGKEPHAEKGNDRHKDPPAEKNNDRWKDKHVDRPPPEEPAIGDIYNGKVTSIMQFGCFVQLEGLRKRWEGLVHISELRREGRVANVADVVSKGQRVKIKVLSFTGCKTSLSMKDVDQDTGEDMNPNRRRNLVGEGNEEASMRNPDRPSHLSLVNAPEVEDDTLERKRLTKISDPEKWEIKQMIAANVLSKEEFPDFDEETGILPKVDDEEDEDLEIELVEEEPPFLRGHTKQSMDMSPIKIVKNPDGSLSQAAMMQSALAKERREVKQAQREAEMDSIPMGLNKHWVDPLPDVDGRQIAANMRGIGMMPNDIPEWKKHAFGGNKASYGKKTQMSILEQRESLPIYRLKEQLVQ